Part of the Vigna angularis cultivar LongXiaoDou No.4 chromosome 1, ASM1680809v1, whole genome shotgun sequence genome, CTTTGAGAGCAGTGCAAAGGCAGACGGCAGCTTCAAGATCAGCAAGGCCCCGGATGAGGTTGCAGCATGGGGTCTTTGGTGGCTTCCCAAGCTGCACGCCGATCAAACCCAACACATCAGCGCACACACCGAACTTAAGGGTGTCTTCTGGGCAACTCCCATACTTTGTGGAAGGTGGCTTTGGCACAGGCGTGTGTGGTGGCTTTTTGGGAGCTTTTGGGGGTGGGTTGCATGGCACGTATGTGGAGCTAACCACACTGAAAAACAAGATGTTCAGACACAAGAGAAGAGCACCCTTCGAAGCCATTTCACTCTGTCGTTACAACTTCCTCACTCTTACAACACTTTACACTCTTGCTTTGCTTTGCTGTGTGAGATTGGAGACGAATGAGTGCGGCTTTTATAGGCTGAGATTCGAGATTGTCTttaaattttaaggtttaaaataATTAGGTTTACTTGGAGGCCCACGTGATGACGTGACCGAGCTTTGGATGAAAAATGTACAAGCTGGCACTGGATCAGCAGGGACGAaggaatataatattatataatatctaGTTTGGAGTTATATACTGATTTCCGGTGTGGTTAGTTGTCAACTCCATGAAATCATTTCACGTATACTTGCTTCCGAAATTTCAAAATAGATTCATTAGCTTTTAACAATGCATAATATATTTACAGGATTTTGTCATTTTTGACATattattgaaaatgaattattatttcaaGAGCTCAAGGTTGTTCTTATTACTCTGTACTTGTCTCTTCCAACTCAATCCTGTCGTCCAACACGATACGAAATTACAGATAATATGCATATAATTAACGATTAACTTTATGAAAGTTGTCTCCTTGAGGAATCGCTACAAAACTGTGTATACACATGTCAGCCGATCCATGAGCCATGTTGTTTAAGTAAATTCGTTTGCCCAATTATGGACACTGGAGTTAATGATGTTCATCGATTTATGaaggttttgtttttctttttatctcagATAAATGTGATTAACAGTGCAGATGAAGTTTGAAGATGCTGTTTCTGATCATGTGCAAGACTGAACCCTGAAAGTAGAAACCTTTGGACTGACCTGATTATAAGGCTAATGGATCTTCACTGATAAAGAGGTCCATCAATCATCACTCACTTGTTCAAGTTTTTGGAAAATAACGAATAATATCTATACTAACACTCTAAAGAGAAGATCACAGAGTTGTTAAACTATAAGTTGTCaagtattataaatttatcgatattcataatataattattttagaaataataataataataataataataataatatatgcataaatcaaattacattaatt contains:
- the LOC108334021 gene encoding 14 kDa proline-rich protein DC2.15-like is translated as MASKGALLLCLNILFFSVVSSTYVPCNPPPKAPKKPPHTPVPKPPSTKYGSCPEDTLKFGVCADVLGLIGVQLGKPPKTPCCNLIRGLADLEAAVCLCTALKANVLGINLNVPVKLNLLLNYCGKKTPKDFLCN